The following proteins are encoded in a genomic region of Lactiplantibacillus plantarum:
- a CDS encoding glycerophosphodiester phosphodiesterase, protein MLTQIIAHRGSKGTRPENTLPAFIAAIEDGADGIETDVHLSRDGQLIIMHDELVDRTTNGTGRIVDHTLAELKQLDAGVKYASAYAGTRIPTLDEVVQLLIQYNFTGIFNLEIKTNKIHYEGIEDLVADYFNHHQVPFTLIYSSFYGKSIERLHILQPEVESDSLFKTKVQTAKRLHAQHIVLGYHPDIRWVRVHWLLLPKVQLRPWTVNTERDMRFCYRHRFAGLITDYPGLARRIRKQVQGG, encoded by the coding sequence ATGCTTACTCAAATTATTGCTCATCGTGGTAGCAAGGGGACCAGGCCGGAAAATACGTTACCAGCGTTTATTGCGGCTATCGAGGATGGTGCGGATGGCATTGAGACTGACGTACACTTGTCGCGAGACGGGCAACTGATTATTATGCATGATGAGCTCGTCGACCGCACGACTAACGGAACGGGTCGGATTGTGGATCACACGTTGGCCGAGTTAAAGCAATTGGACGCTGGTGTTAAGTATGCATCAGCCTATGCGGGAACGCGTATTCCGACTTTAGATGAAGTGGTTCAATTATTGATTCAATACAACTTTACTGGTATTTTTAATCTGGAAATCAAAACTAATAAGATTCATTATGAGGGGATCGAAGACTTGGTAGCGGATTATTTTAACCATCATCAAGTTCCGTTTACGCTAATTTATTCGAGCTTCTACGGAAAGTCGATCGAACGGTTGCATATTTTACAGCCCGAGGTCGAATCGGATAGCCTGTTCAAGACTAAGGTTCAAACTGCGAAGCGGCTTCATGCGCAACACATTGTTCTCGGTTATCATCCGGATATTCGTTGGGTGCGAGTTCACTGGCTCTTATTGCCAAAAGTGCAGTTGCGGCCATGGACGGTCAACACGGAACGCGATATGCGGTTCTGTTATCGTCATCGGTTTGCGGGACTGATTACCGACTACCCTGGATTAGCACGAAGAATTCGTAAGCAGGTACAAGGAGGTTAA
- the miaA gene encoding tRNA (adenosine(37)-N6)-dimethylallyltransferase MiaA has product MTTVTKHKVLLIAGPTAVGKTALSLALAKQLNGEIISGDSMQVYRHLDIGTAKIMPEEQAGIPHHLIDIKNIDQRFTVAEFVSRTTALIIDISARGKLPIIVGGTGFYLQSLLAGYQFGPADNEPDMAYRQAWFDRAAVEGSDVAWMALKQRDPQAATAIAPANLVRVVRALEYVHTTGQLFSEQADTHGDTLDAYTLCLTAERALLYTRINQRVDQMVAAGLEQEARWLFDQGGAMLPAGKGIGYHEWFPYFNGEQTRDESIAKIKQDSRRYAKRQLTWFRNKMSVDWINLLEHPELRASIDQRLASWLS; this is encoded by the coding sequence GTGACAACAGTAACTAAACATAAAGTATTGCTAATCGCGGGACCAACAGCAGTCGGTAAGACGGCATTATCGCTAGCGCTGGCTAAACAGCTGAATGGTGAAATCATTTCAGGAGACTCAATGCAGGTCTATCGTCACTTGGATATTGGTACGGCTAAAATAATGCCGGAAGAGCAGGCGGGCATTCCCCACCATCTAATCGATATCAAAAATATTGATCAGCGTTTTACAGTCGCTGAATTTGTCAGTCGGACGACGGCGTTGATCATTGATATTAGTGCTCGGGGTAAACTGCCTATTATTGTGGGTGGAACTGGCTTTTACTTGCAGTCCTTGTTGGCGGGCTATCAGTTTGGACCAGCGGATAATGAACCTGATATGGCGTATCGTCAAGCTTGGTTTGATCGTGCCGCTGTCGAAGGTTCGGATGTGGCGTGGATGGCGTTGAAACAGCGTGATCCGCAGGCGGCCACCGCAATTGCGCCCGCTAACTTGGTACGGGTCGTACGGGCGTTGGAGTACGTGCATACAACTGGTCAGCTTTTTTCTGAGCAGGCGGATACGCACGGTGACACACTGGATGCTTATACCTTATGTCTGACCGCGGAGCGAGCGCTGCTGTATACTCGGATCAATCAACGTGTCGATCAAATGGTAGCGGCCGGATTGGAACAAGAGGCGCGGTGGCTATTTGACCAAGGTGGCGCCATGTTACCGGCTGGTAAGGGGATCGGGTATCACGAATGGTTCCCTTACTTTAATGGGGAGCAGACGCGTGACGAATCAATTGCTAAGATCAAACAGGACTCACGTCGTTATGCGAAGCGTCAGTTGACTTGGTTCCGTAACAAGATGTCGGTCGACTGGATCAATCTATTGGAACACCCTGAATTACGGGCCTCGATTGACCAACGGCTAGCTAGTTGGTTAAGCTAA
- a CDS encoding MerR family transcriptional regulator gives MKEKELRRSLAVLPIGTVMKLTNLSARQIRYYEEQELITPERNAGNRRIFSLNDVDRLLEIKDYLADGINMAGIKEIYALQKQRAEQKQADLAKPLTDRDVRRILHDEFLNLGGLQSDKGPNYPAH, from the coding sequence ATGAAGGAAAAGGAACTCCGTCGCTCGTTGGCCGTCTTGCCAATTGGTACGGTTATGAAGCTGACCAATTTGTCTGCGCGACAAATTCGCTACTATGAAGAGCAAGAATTGATTACGCCGGAACGAAATGCCGGTAATCGGCGAATATTTTCGTTGAATGATGTTGATCGTTTGCTTGAAATCAAGGATTACTTAGCAGATGGCATCAATATGGCTGGAATCAAAGAAATATATGCGCTCCAAAAACAGCGAGCTGAGCAGAAGCAAGCTGACTTGGCTAAGCCGCTAACTGATCGCGATGTGCGCCGAATCCTTCATGATGAATTCCTGAATCTCGGAGGCTTGCAGTCCGACAAGGGCCCCAATTATCCGGCACACTAA
- the glnA gene encoding type I glutamate--ammonia ligase, whose translation MAKQSYSKDDIRRIVKEENVNFLRLMFTDLFGTIKNVEVPVSQLDKLLDNKLMFDGSSIDGFVRIEESDMYLYPDLSTWLIMPWNTEHGKIARIICEVYTSDRKPFEGDPRNNLIRVLNDMREAGYTSFNCGTEPEFFLFKMNEKGEPTTELNDKGSYFDLSPMDLGENCRRDIALELERLGFNVEASHHEVAPGQHEIDFKYADALSAADHIQTFKLVVKTIARKYNLWATFMPKPLNGVNGSGMHVNMSLFHDQGNAFYDANDKNGLELSSDAYHFLGGLMKHARSYTAVTNPTVNSYKRLVPGYEAPVYVAWSASNRSPMIRIPSARGLSTRLELRSVDASTNPYLAFAAVLEAGLDGIKNGIEPPKSVDRNIYVMDEDERAAAGIADLPSTLHNALKEFQTDPTMKKALGPHIYQSFLEAKRLEWASYRQQVSEWERDQYMELY comes from the coding sequence ATGGCAAAACAGTCCTACTCAAAAGACGATATCCGCCGCATCGTCAAAGAAGAAAACGTTAATTTTTTACGGTTAATGTTTACTGATCTATTCGGCACAATTAAGAACGTTGAAGTTCCAGTTTCACAACTCGACAAACTCTTGGATAACAAGTTGATGTTTGACGGTTCATCCATCGATGGGTTTGTTCGGATCGAAGAAAGTGACATGTACCTGTATCCTGACTTATCAACTTGGTTGATCATGCCTTGGAACACGGAACATGGTAAAATTGCACGGATTATCTGTGAAGTTTACACGTCTGACCGTAAGCCGTTCGAAGGGGATCCACGGAACAACTTAATTCGTGTCTTGAACGATATGCGCGAAGCAGGTTATACGTCATTTAACTGTGGGACTGAGCCTGAATTCTTCTTATTCAAGATGAATGAAAAGGGTGAACCAACGACCGAATTGAATGATAAGGGAAGTTACTTCGACTTATCACCAATGGACTTGGGTGAAAATTGCCGCCGGGACATTGCACTTGAACTTGAACGACTTGGTTTTAACGTTGAAGCCAGTCATCATGAAGTTGCACCTGGTCAACATGAAATTGACTTTAAGTACGCGGATGCTTTATCTGCAGCCGATCATATCCAAACGTTCAAATTGGTCGTTAAGACCATCGCACGGAAATACAATTTGTGGGCAACCTTTATGCCTAAGCCGTTAAACGGTGTCAATGGTTCTGGGATGCATGTGAACATGTCCTTGTTCCATGATCAAGGCAATGCCTTTTATGATGCTAATGATAAGAATGGCTTAGAATTATCATCAGACGCTTATCACTTCTTAGGTGGCTTGATGAAGCATGCCCGGTCATACACTGCTGTCACTAACCCGACAGTCAACTCATACAAACGCTTGGTTCCTGGATATGAAGCGCCCGTTTACGTGGCCTGGTCAGCATCTAACCGGTCACCAATGATTCGGATTCCAAGTGCACGGGGCTTGTCAACGCGCCTTGAATTACGGAGTGTGGACGCTTCAACTAACCCATATTTGGCCTTTGCAGCGGTTCTTGAAGCTGGCTTGGACGGAATCAAGAACGGTATTGAACCACCAAAGAGTGTTGATCGTAATATCTATGTTATGGATGAAGATGAACGGGCTGCAGCTGGTATCGCTGACTTACCGTCAACGTTACACAATGCGCTGAAAGAGTTCCAGACAGATCCGACGATGAAGAAGGCGTTAGGGCCACATATTTATCAGAGTTTCTTGGAAGCTAAACGGCTTGAATGGGCTTCATACCGTCAACAAGTTAGTGAATGGGAACGTGATCAGTACATGGAATTGTACTAA
- a CDS encoding dUTP diphosphatase: MLELTTLLQQSIRLDRDITARQQIHWRPQERLQNAMVSLDVELAEMANTSEWFKVWKIHRGKADPDKTHRETLLNEYVDAMDFLFLVSAIQQWTHLIPVTPEQLTTIAAKPATDLNKQYLAIKHLLYDAYFNHRQESYQHAWHVFLKIGLVDFGFTQDEIQTAFTAKNHVNEQRQANNY, encoded by the coding sequence ATGTTAGAACTAACAACGTTATTACAACAGTCGATTCGTTTAGACCGCGATATTACGGCCCGTCAACAGATTCATTGGCGGCCACAAGAACGGTTGCAAAATGCGATGGTCTCACTGGACGTCGAATTGGCAGAAATGGCTAATACGTCGGAATGGTTCAAAGTTTGGAAGATTCATCGTGGCAAAGCGGATCCTGATAAGACACACCGCGAAACGCTGCTGAACGAATACGTAGATGCGATGGACTTCTTATTCCTTGTCTCAGCGATTCAACAGTGGACGCATTTGATTCCAGTAACGCCTGAGCAATTGACTACGATTGCGGCTAAGCCGGCGACTGATTTGAATAAACAGTACTTGGCGATCAAGCACCTCCTCTATGATGCTTACTTTAACCATCGTCAGGAGAGCTACCAGCACGCTTGGCACGTTTTCTTGAAGATTGGGCTAGTTGATTTTGGTTTTACTCAGGACGAGATACAAACGGCGTTTACGGCCAAAAATCATGTCAATGAGCAACGACAAGCAAATAACTATTAA
- a CDS encoding TetR/AcrR family transcriptional regulator has translation MSHEVDPRVDKTRRRLRQALITLLQTETVDNISVQKLTSTAAVTRGTFYLHYKDKPAFVDQALDDLVSELFETAIVTVSVDDIITNPADPLQRVHVFSLSKALGYISQHAEAFETLLLDQRQLAVNQRINQQMTTWMTKFHRDFQDQFADLEVPVSIQIAYYVSATVGLITDWLANDMIYTPHYLTKCIKKMHHLMTVGSISFTDFFVK, from the coding sequence ATGAGTCATGAAGTTGATCCGCGTGTCGATAAAACTCGGCGGCGCTTGCGACAAGCATTAATTACACTATTACAGACAGAAACAGTCGATAACATTTCCGTGCAAAAACTGACTAGTACGGCAGCAGTTACCCGCGGAACATTTTATCTCCACTATAAAGACAAGCCAGCATTTGTTGATCAGGCCCTAGATGACTTGGTAAGTGAATTGTTTGAAACGGCCATCGTGACGGTTTCAGTGGATGATATTATAACCAATCCGGCTGACCCGTTACAGCGGGTGCATGTTTTTTCCTTATCAAAGGCACTCGGTTACATCAGTCAGCACGCGGAAGCCTTTGAGACGCTATTGTTAGATCAGCGCCAGTTAGCGGTCAATCAACGGATCAATCAGCAGATGACGACGTGGATGACGAAATTTCACCGTGATTTTCAGGATCAATTTGCTGATTTGGAAGTACCGGTCAGCATTCAAATCGCGTATTACGTTTCTGCGACAGTCGGCCTGATTACTGATTGGTTAGCTAATGATATGATCTACACGCCACATTACTTAACCAAGTGTATTAAAAAAATGCACCATTTGATGACGGTAGGGAGCATTAGTTTCACGGACTTTTTTGTGAAGTGA
- the rplU gene encoding 50S ribosomal protein L21 translates to MYAIIVTGGKQYKVEAGQAIYVEKLDAAAGDKVTFDQVVFVGGDTTKVGTPTVDGATVEGTVEKQGRDRKVVTFKYKAKKGQHTKKGHRQPYTKVTIDTINA, encoded by the coding sequence GTGTACGCAATTATTGTAACTGGTGGTAAACAATATAAAGTTGAAGCAGGCCAAGCAATTTACGTTGAAAAACTTGACGCTGCTGCTGGCGACAAGGTTACTTTTGATCAAGTAGTCTTTGTTGGTGGTGACACAACTAAGGTTGGAACGCCGACTGTTGATGGTGCGACGGTTGAAGGTACTGTTGAAAAGCAAGGCCGTGACCGTAAAGTGGTTACTTTCAAGTACAAGGCCAAGAAGGGCCAACATACTAAGAAGGGTCATCGCCAACCATACACTAAGGTAACGATCGACACAATTAATGCATAA
- a CDS encoding ribosomal-processing cysteine protease Prp: MIQATISRNATGQVTAFKLTGHADSGAYGQDIVCAAVSVLAISTINGIEQVARLQPVVQSDETNGGLLIADFTKLDLANTQLQTLLESFTLGLNDVATNYGDYIRVREQTR; this comes from the coding sequence ATGATTCAGGCAACCATTTCTCGTAATGCGACCGGTCAAGTGACCGCTTTTAAGTTGACGGGACATGCTGATTCAGGTGCTTATGGACAAGACATCGTTTGTGCAGCGGTTTCGGTGTTAGCAATTAGTACAATCAATGGGATTGAACAAGTTGCCCGCTTGCAACCCGTAGTACAAAGTGATGAAACCAATGGTGGGCTATTAATTGCAGATTTCACTAAGCTGGACTTGGCGAACACACAATTACAAACCTTACTTGAAAGTTTCACACTTGGTTTGAACGATGTGGCCACGAATTACGGAGATTACATCCGAGTTCGTGAACAAACACGATAA